The Pantoea vagans genome includes a window with the following:
- a CDS encoding mechanosensitive ion channel family protein gives MPLIFDELSGAPSWVPAVLLVTLSLAVGFLARFLLLRFIRYWQSRDRKLFKSLEKHLRGSLFLFIPLLLINVGVNYVNVRPDSLSFITTTLNIFTILSLCSILIRLTNVAQDMLFIRYDINLSNNLRARKIRTQIIYVKKVAIVILVSFCLTLILLSFPGVRKFGTTILAGAGVAGIIIGFALQKSLVNLFAGIQIAFTQPIKIDDAVVVENEWGWIEEINLTYVVVRIWDLRRLVLPITYFTENAFQNWTRNNAQILGSVFLYLDYSMPLEPLRKHFEKVLSETKLWDQQTQVLQVTDTTDKTMTIRLLMTAQNSPTAWDLRCYVREKMIEFVQQNYPQSLPRLRATLTEPGMESSVEQ, from the coding sequence ATGCCGTTGATATTTGATGAGTTATCTGGCGCGCCATCGTGGGTGCCTGCTGTATTGCTTGTCACCCTCTCATTAGCAGTGGGTTTCCTGGCCCGATTCTTACTCCTCCGATTCATCCGCTACTGGCAGAGTCGTGATCGAAAGCTCTTCAAATCACTTGAAAAGCACCTGCGTGGCTCCCTGTTTTTATTCATCCCTTTACTGTTGATCAATGTTGGGGTGAATTACGTTAATGTCCGACCGGACTCGCTCTCCTTTATTACCACCACGCTGAATATTTTTACTATATTGTCATTGTGTTCGATTTTAATTCGCCTGACCAATGTCGCACAGGATATGTTGTTTATTCGCTATGATATCAACCTGTCAAATAATCTTCGCGCCCGTAAAATTCGCACGCAAATCATCTATGTCAAAAAGGTCGCGATTGTCATACTGGTCTCATTCTGTCTCACTCTGATTCTACTCAGCTTCCCTGGAGTGCGAAAATTCGGCACCACTATCCTTGCCGGTGCGGGCGTGGCGGGCATCATCATCGGCTTTGCCTTGCAGAAGTCGCTGGTCAATCTGTTTGCAGGCATACAAATTGCCTTTACGCAGCCGATTAAAATTGATGATGCGGTGGTGGTGGAAAATGAGTGGGGCTGGATTGAGGAGATAAACCTGACTTATGTGGTGGTACGTATTTGGGATTTGCGACGTCTGGTGCTGCCCATTACCTACTTTACCGAAAACGCCTTCCAAAACTGGACGCGTAATAACGCACAGATATTAGGCTCGGTGTTTCTTTACCTGGATTACTCCATGCCACTGGAGCCACTGCGAAAGCATTTTGAAAAAGTCCTCAGTGAAACCAAGCTGTGGGATCAACAGACCCAGGTACTGCAGGTGACCGATACGACGGATAAAACCATGACTATCCGCTTATTGATGACCGCGCAAAACTCCCCTACGGCCTGGGATTTACGCTGCTACGTGCGCGAGAAGATGATTGAGTTTGTGCAGCAAAATTATCCGCAGAGCCTACCGCGTTTGAGAGCGACACTGACGGAGCCGGGGATGGAGAGTTCGGTGGAGCAGTAG